The following coding sequences lie in one Saccopteryx bilineata isolate mSacBil1 chromosome X, mSacBil1_pri_phased_curated, whole genome shotgun sequence genomic window:
- the LOC136317810 gene encoding huntingtin-interacting protein M-like, whose protein sequence is MSQEQSHDNNSETLDLDLTVSDLIAELECPLTYVDRLLQDQHANPSADDVILAMLDSLTDYIVEMVSMEDNNERVQIPEQDAEIAANNNEDHNQDLNNRAFGLFDQMPGPRTRG, encoded by the coding sequence ATGTCACAAGAACAAAGCCATGACAACAACTCTGAGACTCTGGACCTTGATTTAACAGTGAGTGATTTGATAGCTGAGTTAGAGTGCCCACTGACCTACGTGGATCGCCTTCTACAAGATCAACATGCAAATCCATCTGCAGATGACGTGATTCTGGCCATGCTAGACTCCCTGACTGACTACATTGTGGAGATGGTAAGCATGGAGGACAACAATGAAAGAGTGCAGATCCCGGAGCAAGATGCAGAGATTGCAGCAAACAACAACGAAGATCACAACCAGGACCTTAACAACAGAGCCTTTGGCCTGTTTGACCAGATGCCGGGACCCAGAACAAGAGGCTGA
- the LOC136317809 gene encoding histone H2A-Bbd type 1-like encodes MGQSQSQENAADITPRERRDRHQRKKRAPSRTPRAELQISVSHVDRHLRRDRYARRLSSVTPVFLAGILEFVVSYILELMSKEADNHHRGRITSQDLVRVAERNPLLRSLFQLDT; translated from the coding sequence ATGGGCCAATCCCAATCCCAGGAAAATGCAGCAGACATCACTCCTAGGGAAAGAAGAGACCGGCACCAACGTAAGAAGCGTGCCCCCTCCCGCACACCAAGAGCCGAGCTGCAAATCTCTGTGAGTCACGTGGACCGCCACCTGAGACGTGATCGCTATGCTAGGCGCCTGTCCTCCGTGACCCCTGTTTTCCTCGCTGGCATTCTTGAGTTCGTGGTGTCCTACATCCTGGAGCTGATGAGCAAGGAGGCTGACAACCATCACAGGGGGCGCATCACCTCACAAGACTTGGTGAGAGTAGCAGAAAGAAACCCGTTGCTGCGCAGCCTCTTCCAGCTTGACACCTAA